In Rhododendron vialii isolate Sample 1 chromosome 9a, ASM3025357v1, the following are encoded in one genomic region:
- the LOC131301607 gene encoding leucine-rich repeat receptor protein kinase EMS1-like, with product MELTLQAILVAAGAFLVGIILFTAACAARRNNYGGEIPITQTQAAATELSSTTFDPKPVSMAELLKATHNFSPDFIIGHGSFGSVYMARLPHAGLTIAVKKLSPDAFQGFREFRAEMAALSKLRHPNIVTILGFCDTGPDRVLVYEYVENGSLDQWLLLDTPSKMPGSRLPLSWETRTKTAEASRTRLPLSWETRINIVRGVANGLAYMHNLKTPIIHRNIKASKVLLDNDFEPHIADFGLARRIDGSLSHVSTQASGTMGYMPPEYVQGATMATAMGDVYSFGILMLEISTGIRPGSPFQEKRNGKEVWLVEWAREKVAQNGHMEILNGNISRVGLEESGVVEFLRIALLCASDSSMDRPPMREVVELLKRILT from the coding sequence ATGGAACTAACACTCCAAGCCATCCTCGTGGCCGCCGGCGCCTTCCTCGTGGGGATCATTCTCTTCACTGCCGCATGCGCCGCCCGCAGGAACAATTACGGCGGCGAAATCCCGATCACTCAGACCCAGGCCGCAGCAACGGAGCTGTCCTCCACCACGTTCGACCCGAAGCCGGTCTCCATGGCGGAGCTCCTGAAGGCGACCCACAACTTCTCCCCCGACTTCATCATCGGCCACGGCAGCTTCGGTTCGGTCTACATGGCCCGCCTCCCCCATGCCGGCCTCACCATCGCTGTTAAAAAGCTCAGCCCGGACGCCTTCCAGGGCTTCCGCGAGTTCCGGGCCGAGATGGCAGCCCTAAGCAAGCTACGCCACCCAAACATCGTCACCATACTCGGTTTCTGCGACACAGGGCCTGACCGGGTCCTTGTTTACGAGTACGTCGAGAACGGCAGCCTCGACCAGTGGCTGCTGCTCGACACCCCGTCTAAGATGCCCGGGTCGAGGCTGCCTTTGTCTTGGGAGACCAGAACTAAGACTGCCGAGGCGTCCAGGACGAGGCTGCCTCTGTCTTGGGAGACCAGAATCAATATTGTCAGAGGCGTAGCCAATGGTTTAGCTTACATGCACAATTTAAAAACACCCATTATCCACAGGAACATCAAGGCCAGCAAGGTCTTGTTGGATAATGATTTTGAGCCACACATTGCTGATTTCGGTTTGGCCAGGAGAATCGACGGCTCGCTTTCCCACGTGTCCACCCAAGCCTCCGGGACGATGGGGTACATGCCGCCCGAGTACGTCCAGGGCGCCACCATGGCGACCGCCATGGGGGACGTCTACAGTTTTGGGATACTCATGCTGGAAATCTCGACGGGGATTCGACCAGGTTCGCCGTTCCAGGAGAAGAGAAACGGGAAGGAAGTGTGGTTGGTTGAATGGGCCAGAGAAAAGGTGGCTCAAAATGGACACATGGAAATTCTTAACGGTAATATCTCTCGGGTAGGGCTGGAGGAATCCGGGGTTGTCGAGTTTCTCCGGATTGCTCTCTTGTGTGCTAGTGACTCCTCCATGGATAGGCCGCCCATGAGGGAGGTGGTGGAGTTGTTGAAGCGGATTCTGACTTGA